The Paramisgurnus dabryanus chromosome 3, PD_genome_1.1, whole genome shotgun sequence genome includes a window with the following:
- the swsap1 gene encoding ATPase SWSAP1, which translates to MADILEAAFRRFASAPITSDVIFPRHVESNSIVVGDRESSRCVLFLAAVTAATDLGLQVLFFTQTPFESLQVSLKGSVPELKLEALKNLKFVYAKTLEEFLEDVASLHELVSPPSLIIVDDLERYIHGSRSVPLPDDLSPVAHAAALLHDTAAFLTQVLHNKGDNQGPCRFIISFQAACDEGEAQAADLLLSVLERYLQVRCTLEEVVGDGETERKEWQVYLSSTRPSPDQQGGGVRQWHLVMQSSGAVEFRPVGDGERKITDQQENSKRDVETDDK; encoded by the exons atggCTGATATCTTAGAAGCTGCTTTTAGGCGGTTTGCATCAGCACCTATAACGAGTGATGTGATATTTCCCCGTCATGTAGAGAGCAATAGTATAGTAGTCGGGGACAGAGAGAGCAGCAGATGTGTGTTATTTCTAGCAGCTGTGACTGCAGCCACTGATCTGGGGCTCCAAGTATTGTTTTTTACGCAGACACCTTTTGAGTCTCTACAGGTTTCATTGAAAGGTTCAGTACCGGAGCTCAAACTCGAGGCTCTTAAG AACTTGAAGTTTGTGTATGCAAAAACACTGGAGGAGTTTCTTGAGGACGTTGCGTCCCTCCACGAGCTGGTCTCTCCTCCCTCCCTTATTATTGTGGACGATCTGGAGCGGTATATACATGGGTCGAGAAGTGTACCCTTGCCGGACGATCTAAGCCCTGTGGCCCATGCGGCAGCCCTCCTTCATGACACGGCAGCGTTTCTCACACAGGTCCTGCACAACAAAGGAGACAATCAGGGTCCATGCAGGTTCATCATCTCCTTTCAGGCCGCATGTGATGAAGGTGAAGCGCAGGCCGCAGATCTTCTCCTTTCCGTGCTGGAGCGCTACCTGCAGGTGCGATGCACTTTGGAGGAGGTGGTTGGTGATGGGGAGACGGAGCGGAAGGAGTGGCAGGTGTATCTGTCATCTACACGTCCTTCACCGGACCAGCAGGGCGGCGGGGTACGGCAATGGCATCTGGTGATGCAGTCGAGCGGTGCAGTGGAGTTTCGTCCAGTCGGTGATGGAGAACGAAAGATTACAGATCAGCAGGAAAACAGCAAACGTGATGTGGAGACTGATGATAAATAA
- the znf653 gene encoding zinc finger protein 653: MRKMAAAADTDSTGAGDKIKAMLRRCRGRPRLTDADRAQRRLESRKKYDVRRVYLGEAHQVWSELRRRTSLSDAGLAEYLILLDSAYGDKYQQKHAKKNDVPELCNRKGKKASATSLQNLVSWYQEHFQSCPHEPELRTVEPMVGLSTSAFWECVAGHSFVQYLPWAAGVVSESEEEDNVKEKEDSTPEAKAGVTDKINAKHKKPQTQELLQVSINDLESDSDQSSQLGHQTTCTTVDQLPGAPAAYRGTLASKRCLGNQAVWEMEVLMDREAQATLAESDGKATDQEAASDADPVVEQADGSRTSEHAENYECVVVAAPLTERREGEDGDGGIREDGDEEEEGESMACTPLVADPSQGELYETHDLQTVMSSCELPDQRSTLGGSQLIIITGPSYEALTSEGIQLNVSGGDVEEVTCTVIGDVAYNQIQSGATSHPDSIADMVEKQLLDTSEEAHCPKELERSLNRSKRNRRGPVIEADGMLKMFHCPYEGCSQVYVAISSFQNHVNLVHRKGRTKVCPHPGCGKKFYLSNHLHRHMIIHSGVRDFICETCGKSFKRKNHLEVHRRTHTGETPLQCEICGYQCRQRASLNWHMRKHTSETHFNYTCEHCGKRFEKLDSVKFHKLKSHPDTQGS; encoded by the exons ATGAGAAAGATGGCGGCTGCGGCGGACACTGACTCCACAGGAGCTGGAGATAAAATCAAAGCAATGCTACGCCGGTGCAGGGGTAGACCCAGACTGACAGACGCGGATCGAGCTCAGCGGCGGCTGGAGTCTCGGAAGAAGTACGACGTGCGGCGCGTTTATCTGGGAGAAGCGCATCAAGTCTGGAGCGAGCTGCGCCGTCGCACGAGCCTGAGCGACGCGGGGCTCGCTGAGTATTTAATCCTGCTCGATTCAGCGTACGGAGACAAATACCAGCAGAAACACGCCAA GAAGAATGACGTTCCTGAACTGTGTAATAGGAAAG GGAAGAAAGCATCTGCCACCAGCTTACAAAATCTAGTGAGCTGGTACCAAGAGCACTTCCAGTCCTGTCCGCATGAACCTGAACTGCGGACGGTGGAGCCAATGGTGGGTTTGTCTACATCTGCATTTTGGGAGTGTGTTGCTGGTCACTCATTTGTGCAGTACCTGCCGTGGGCTGCAGGGGTCGTGTCCGAGTCAGAAGAAGAGGACAATGTTAAAGAGAAAGAGGACAGCACTCCAGAGGCGAAAGCTGGGGTCACTGACAAAATCAATGCCAAACACAAGAAACCGCAAACCCAAGAGCTGCTACAAG TTTCAATCAATGACTTGGAAAGCGACAGTGACCAGTCATCACAGCTGGGTCATCAGACGACATGCACGACCGTCGATCAGCTCCCAGGAGCCCCTGCGGCCTACAGGGGCACACTCGCCTCCAAGCGCTGTCTAGGCAACCAGGCCGTGTGGGAGATGGAGGTACTTATGGACCGGGAAGCTCAGGCTACCCTGGCCGAGTCTGATGGCAAAGCCACCGATCAAGAAGCGGCCAGTGACGCTGACCCTGTCGTGGAGCAGGCGGATGGTTCGAGGACTTCAGAGCATGCTGAAAATTACGAGTGTGTGGTTGTCGCCGCACCGTTGACGGAGAGGCGAGAGGGGGAGGATGGAGATGGTGGTATTAGAGAAGATGGAgatgaggaggaggaggggGAAAGCATGGCGTGCACACCGCTGGTGGCGGACCCATCGCAAGGCGAGCTGTACGAGACTCACGACCTGCAGACGGTGATGAGCAGCTGCGAGCTGCCAGATCAACGCTCCACATTAGGAGGATCTCAG CTGATCATAATTACGGGTCCCAGTTACGAAGCTTTGACGTCTGAAGGGATTCAGCTGAACGTGTCTGGTGGAGATGTGGAGGAGGTCACGTGTACCGTCATCGGGGACGTGGCATATAATCAGATCCAATCAGGAGCGACCTCACATCCCGACAGCATCGCAG ATATGGTTGAGAAGCAGCTGTTGGATACCAGTGAAGAAGCGCACTGTCCGAAGGAGCTCGAGAGATCTCTGAATAG ATCTAAGAGGAACCGTAGGGGTCCGGTCATCGAAGCAGACggcatgttaaaaatgtttcattGTCCGTATGAAGGCTGCAGTCAGGTGTATGTGGCCATCAGCAGTTTCCAG AATCACGTGAATTTGGTGCACAGGAAGGGTCGGACCAAAGTCTGTCCTCATCCAGGCTGTGGGAAAAAGTTTTATCTGTCCAACCATCTTCACCGTCACATGATCATACACTCAG GCGTGCGAGACTTCATCTGTGAGACGTGTGGGAAGTCATTCAAACGTAAAAATCATTTAGAGGTCCACAGGCGAACACACACAGGAGAGACGCCGTTACA